A portion of the Lolium rigidum isolate FL_2022 chromosome 1, APGP_CSIRO_Lrig_0.1, whole genome shotgun sequence genome contains these proteins:
- the LOC124707651 gene encoding S-(+)-linalool synthase, chloroplastic-like has protein sequence MSVEDVLASQDELFPKAIVVPNPIFVMGEALVSNERLQELPTHMCYLHALYPSAAKNGRITIVLRVPEEYYAGRQEEIHVEIDELFQMYNLEGLNKSLMRCYCLLKILVWKRKGIVNVGLIDPDKVHIHTLTNMPKETEGNLLSFHWILLDIQIDNGRVDVYDPLTRNLEGFQSMQDMIQRVWKRFKSETAGISHEKLTFWSVPCDQQPPGTHLCGYFVCEFIRTFTSEHKDLRYNESLKSVLALLHQHPKNIRGMMTTVDHLKRLCIDHYFQDEINNLVDSWADLNHSDDLFDATLSLRLMREAGCCVSVDEVLQKFTNSNGDFNLGHSKDIRGLLSLHDLSHLNMGEASLHKAKEFSCKHLIFAIDYLEPNLATYVRKSLEHPYHVSLMQYKARHHLSYLQSLPTRNIAMEKLALAEFQINKAQHQSEMQEFKRWWMDLGLSQEIPAARDQVLKWYMWPMTVIEGFSFSRYRIGITKIISLIYIIDDIFDLVATQEELSHFNGAIKMWDPEACNSLPRYMIACYKALYTVTNDIADMVKNEHGVNSINHLKKAWATLFDGFMIEGEWLSANQAPTSQDYLRNGVITSGAPLVFLHIFFLLGHDITEDDSDHIPRVVYCPAKIMRLMDDLGSAEDEAQEGLDGSYKDLYLKENPRGDAEQHMLQIIEGEWEELNRECFSKTNSSLSPSFIGASLNFARMVSVMYAYNSEKRLPVLEDYTRMFLL, from the exons ATGAGTGTTGAAGATGTTCTAGCTTCCCAAGACGAGTTGTTTCCCAAGGCTATTGTAGTCCCAAACCCTATATTTGTCATGGGGGAAGCTCTTGTTAGCAATGAGAGGTTACaagaactgccaacacatatgtgtTACTTGCATGCATTGTACCCGTCTGCCGCAAAGAATGGGAGAATAACGATCGTGCTCCGTGTCCCAGAGGAGTACTACGCCGGCCGACAGGAAGAGATCCATGTCGAGATCGATGAACTCTTCCAGATGTACAATTTGGAAGGCCTCAACAAATCTCTCATgcgttgctattgtct actgaagatcctgGTCTGGAAAAGAAAGGGCATCGTAAATGTCGGGTtaattgacccagataaagtacatatACATACGCTAACTAATATGCCCAAGGAGACGGAGGGAAACCTTCTAAG cttccactggattcttctaGATATTCAAATTGATAATGGAAGAGTTGATGTCTACGACCCATTAACGAGAAACTTGGAAGGCTTCCAAAGCATGCAAGACATGATCcaaag GGTTTGGAAGCGGTTCAAGTCCGAGACTGCCGGTATCTCTCATGAGAAGCTAACGTTTTGGAGTGTTCCG TGCGACCAACAGCCACCGGGGACACATCTGTGTGGATACTTTgtttgcgagttcattcgcaCATTTACCTCTGAGCACAAAGATTTAAGATACAAC GAGAGCCTAAAGAGTGTGCTGGCGTTGCTCCATCAACACCCCAAAAACATCCGGGGCATGATGACCACTGTTGATCACCTCAAGCGCCTCTGTATCGACCACTATTTCCAGGACGAGATCAACAACCTCGTGGACTCATGGGCGGATCTCAACCATAGCGATGATCTGTTCGATGCAACCCTTTCGTTGAGGCTGATGAGAGAGGCTGGATGCTGTGTTTCAGTAG ATGAGGTTCTTCAGAAGTTCACAAACAGTAATGGCGATTTCAACCTAGGTCATAGCAAAGACATCAGAGGTTTGCTAAGCTTGCACGATTTGTCACACCTAAACATGGGAGAGGCTTCACTCCACAAGGCAAAAGAGTTCTCATGCAAGCACCTTATATTCGCAATTGACTATTTGGAGCCAAACCTTGCAACATATGTAAGGAAATCCTTGGAGCATCCCTACCATGTGAGCTTGATGCAGTACAAGGCAAGACACCACTTGAGCTACCTCCAGAGCTTGCCCACTAGGAACATTGCAATGGAGAAGTTGGCACTTGCGGAGTTTCAAATTAACAAGGCGCAACATCAGAGCGAAATGCAAGAGTTTAAGAG GTGGTGGATGGATCTGGGATTATCTCAGGAAATACCGGCTGCAAGGGACCAGGTTCTGAAATGGTACATGTGGCCCATGACTGTCATCGAGGGGTTCTCCTTCTCTAGATATCGGATTGGGATCACAAAGATCATCTCACTCATCTACATTATCGATGACATCTTCGATCTCGTTGCCACACAAGAGGAACTCTCCCACTTTAATGGAGCAATCAAAAT GTGGGATCCTGAAGCTTGTAATTCACTCCCTAGATACATGATAGCATGCTACAAGGCTCTTTATACCGTCACAAATGATATAGCCGACATGGTCAAAAACGAGCATGGAGTGAACTCCATCAATCATCTCAAGAAAGCT TGGGCAACTTTATTTGACGGATTCATGATTGAGGGGGAGTGGCTATCAGCTAATCAGGCCCCTACATCACAGGACTACCTAAGAAACGGTGTTATCACTTCAGGAGCACCACTCGTGTTTCTCCATATTTTCTTTCTGCTAGGGCATGATATAACAGAGGATGACAGTGACCACATCCCCCGAGTCGTCTACTGCCCTGCAAAGATCATGAGACTCATGGATGACTTGGGTAGTGCAGAG GATGAAGCACAAGAAGGACTTGACGGATCATACAAGGATTTGTACTTAAAAGAGAACCCGCGTGGAGATGCAGAGCAGCACATGCTACAAATTATCGAGGGTGAGTGGGAGGAGCTTAATAGAGAATGCTTCTCCAAGACGAATTCATCACTGTCGCCTAGCTTCATCGGTGCATCGCTCAACTTTGCGAGAatggtcagtgttatgtatgcctACAACAGCGAGAAGAGGCTCCCCGTCCTTGAGGATTACACCAGGATGTTCCTCCTGTGA